The genomic DNA TTGCTGGCACAAAACGTGGGACAGTTCAAAGAGGTCGGAAGTGGAACGAAATCTCTGAGCGCCTTTTACAAGTAGAAGCCCCCAAATTTAAGGTTGACCAGAGAGGTGTTAGAGAAAGGTATGGTCTACTTGCCAAAGCATACAGGAGGAAAATTAGAGAGGAGGAAAGAGCAAGTGGGATTAGCACCCCAGAATTGACAGAGGTAGAGCAAGCCCTGGAAGACCTCATTGTGAGAGAAGATGAGGCTGATCGAGACCAACAGGAGACAGCAGCACAAAAGAGGAAGGTAAAGGAAGATAAGAAAGATGCTGAGGAAGTGAGAAAGAGGGCAATGGAGAGGCTGGGAGACAGAATGAAAAGAAGTGAGATTGAAGGAAAGGGGAAGAAAAGAAGATCAAGTGGAAACAACACCCTGGAGTATCTAAAGGAGAGGAATGAAATGttggatgaatttaaaaaagagGAGCTGGAGCTGAAAAAGCAGGAGTTGCAGCAAGAAGCCAAGAAGAATGAAGCTATGATGAAGTTGATGAGCCAGCAGCTGGTACAGCAACAGAAGCAAATTGATGGATTCCAGACCATGATGATAACCATGTTTTCTAAATTTTTGGAGAAGTGAACAAGAACTGCTTGAGCAGATTTCATATGAGTGTGCAAGTGCATGATAATGATATTGAACCTTGCCTTCTTGTTGTTCTATTGATACTTACAgtgtattttaaattttttgagtGTCAACCATTTTCTCAAATATTGTATTTCAAAAAGAGCATTTAGAATTGCTATACTTGAAAACATGTTGAAAAAAGTGTTACACTTGttctaacaaaaacaacagcataGCATATTACACTGTATATACTTTTTTATCTTGGATTGTAGTAAATAAatgattacttcattttcataGGTTTGTTCGTCAGTTTTAGCATATAGCATAATATTGGGGGTGGGGGAAAAAGACCTTGTTTTCCATACGAATCACTGCTTACATTTAGAAATTCCAGAggggtgggggtgacattgcaCCCCCATCCATGGACAGAGTatggatattatttttttggtgtcAAAATCCTAGACACAAAAGGCATTTTGGAAATCTGTGAAGCACTGCTCATCATACTAAGAAAGAAATTGATGCAGACTTAACAGTATCTGGGCGACAGCTGCCATTAAAAGTTTTGTCAAGAACCCTTGGTTCCCTGTAATATTTCTTATGTGTATAATTCCTTGTGGAGATTTTCTGTTAAAACAAGCCTACAAACCAAAAACATTCAGCTATGCCCTCAAGTATGAATGACACTTAAGCAAAGTAATCTTCCAGAGATGGAGGGTCTAACTGGAAAAACTCAGAGGTTGTGTTACCATAAAGGCAAGTAAGTGCATTCCTAAGTAAGGCACAGACAATGTACATTTTCCCAATGGGGCTTAAATCCAGCTTCAAGTCTTtcttaaaatctaaaaatttaaaatagttaaTGATGTCCCCAAAAATCCACTCGACTGAGGAACGAACTTTACTCATGGACTCATTGAAACTTTGCATCTGATGTGTCAGTACTCCATACTGAAATGGTCTTTGCAGATGAACACGGTGGGGATATGCTGGATCACCATAAATACACATTACCTGGCCAGTTGGTGAAAATGCATGCCTCTCAAGCTCATTCAACAGACCAGACTCATCCAGCATTGATGCATCATGTTTTCTCCCTTCTGTAAAAGAGATATAGTGGAGTTTTGAAATATTGTTGATGTTGAGCTTACAATCTTGAAATTTAATACTTCCTTCAAACCAGCTACAGTAATACTATGTAAAGCCAAAACCCTTGTGACCTTGATAGATATGTGTGCTTATTTGAGGCTCAACTCATTTATGTAGAAATACCTACTAATAAATTAACACATAAGTTTTATGTTGTCTCCCTATATACATCTGTTCACAGGTACGGtaagttacaaaaaaaatgtgtcTATGTCA from Porites lutea chromosome 6, jaPorLute2.1, whole genome shotgun sequence includes the following:
- the LOC140942006 gene encoding uncharacterized protein, with the protein product MSSAQFVSTPSPSCSKETSNKKPAMFWTEEHDVILVREMLANSPFAGTKRGTVQRGRKWNEISERLLQVEAPKFKVDQRGVRERYGLLAKAYRRKIREEERASGISTPELTEVEQALEDLIVREDEADRDQQETAAQKRKVKEDKKDAEEVRKRAMERLGDRMKRSEIEGKGKKRRSSGNNTLEYLKERNEMLDEFKKEELELKKQELQQEAKKNEAMMKLMSQQLVQQQKQIDGFQTMMITMFSKFLEK